In a genomic window of Pirellulales bacterium:
- the msrB gene encoding peptide-methionine (R)-S-oxide reductase MsrB, whose amino-acid sequence MSENHPVQKTDEQWRAELTDEQFDICRLKGTERAFTGQYWNNKEPGVYHCACCGAKLFDSETKFDSGTGWPSFYDALPGGVATHSDRSFFMVRTEALCKQCGAHLGHVFEDGPQPTGQRYCINSAALKHEKR is encoded by the coding sequence ATGAGTGAAAACCACCCCGTGCAAAAGACCGACGAACAGTGGCGCGCCGAACTGACCGACGAGCAATTCGACATATGCCGCCTGAAAGGAACCGAGCGGGCATTCACCGGACAGTATTGGAACAACAAGGAGCCGGGCGTCTATCACTGCGCTTGCTGCGGCGCCAAGCTCTTTGACTCGGAGACGAAGTTCGACTCCGGCACCGGTTGGCCCAGTTTTTACGACGCGCTGCCGGGCGGCGTGGCGACGCACAGCGATCGCAGCTTTTTCATGGTGCGAACCGAGGCGTTGTGCAAGCAGTGCGGCGCGCATCTGGGACATGTGTTCGAAGATGGCCCGCAGCCAACGGGGCAGCGCTATTGCATCAACTC